Proteins encoded together in one Limisphaerales bacterium window:
- a CDS encoding prolyl oligopeptidase family serine peptidase: MRTAFVLLLYAVSVSAAPKGWPQEIREINYLSKADNTKQPALFYAPTVRGEPRPLLVGLHSWSSNYRQNNSLYGKWCIEKKWNFIHPNFRGPNRRREATGSELVVKDILSAVEFAKKNGAVDETRVYLLGASGGGYAALLMAGRAPEVWAGVSAWVPILDLAQWHAQTSKRKLKYAREIETSIGGKPVPGSEAAAEAMKRSPVTYLAHARGVALDINAGIDDGHTGSVPISHTLDAFNLVAAVKDRLSAKQISEFTRTAKVPASLEYALPTDKTYGAKRVLFRRHSGSARVTIFQGGHEIIPSAALQWLAKQQRMRTPKNE; encoded by the coding sequence ATGAGAACTGCTTTCGTTTTATTGTTGTATGCCGTTTCGGTTTCCGCCGCGCCGAAGGGCTGGCCGCAGGAGATTCGGGAAATTAACTATCTCAGCAAGGCCGATAACACAAAGCAGCCCGCGCTGTTTTATGCGCCCACCGTGCGGGGCGAGCCTCGGCCGTTGTTGGTGGGGCTGCATTCGTGGTCGAGCAACTATCGGCAGAATAATTCGCTCTACGGCAAATGGTGTATTGAGAAGAAATGGAATTTTATCCACCCGAATTTTCGCGGGCCGAATCGCAGGCGGGAGGCGACGGGATCGGAATTAGTGGTCAAAGATATCCTTAGCGCGGTGGAGTTTGCCAAGAAAAACGGGGCGGTGGATGAAACACGGGTTTATTTGCTGGGTGCCTCGGGTGGTGGTTATGCGGCGTTGTTGATGGCGGGGCGGGCGCCGGAAGTTTGGGCGGGTGTGTCGGCGTGGGTGCCGATATTGGATTTAGCCCAGTGGCACGCGCAAACGTCAAAACGCAAATTGAAATATGCGCGCGAAATCGAAACATCCATCGGCGGCAAACCCGTGCCGGGATCGGAAGCAGCGGCGGAAGCTATGAAACGCTCGCCGGTCACTTATCTCGCACACGCGAGGGGGGTGGCGCTGGACATCAACGCGGGGATCGACGATGGCCATACCGGAAGCGTGCCGATTAGTCACACGCTGGACGCGTTTAATTTGGTGGCGGCGGTGAAGGATCGATTGAGCGCGAAACAGATTTCTGAATTCACTCGCACGGCTAAAGTGCCCGCTTCGCTCGAATATGCGTTGCCGACCGATAAAACGTATGGCGCAAAGCGCGTGCTTTTCCGGCGGCATTCCGGCTCGGCACGGGTGACCATTTTTCAGGGCGGCCACGAAATCATCCCGTCCGCAGCCTTGCAATGGCTGGCAAAACAACAGAGGATGCGCACCCCAAAAAATGAGTAG
- a CDS encoding Rieske 2Fe-2S domain-containing protein has translation MTRIRIAASEEIEEGKTITFSFTRDDRPQEGFVGRFKGKLFAYENTCRHIPITLDYGDNRFFDSKGKTLICQTHGAVYEPDTGLCTRGPCAGASLFALEIVEEDGAVWFKEESS, from the coding sequence GTGACGCGCATTCGCATTGCAGCATCGGAAGAAATCGAGGAAGGGAAAACAATCACGTTTTCCTTCACGCGCGATGACCGCCCGCAGGAAGGCTTCGTCGGCCGTTTCAAAGGCAAACTCTTTGCGTACGAAAACACCTGCCGTCACATCCCCATCACGCTCGACTACGGCGACAACCGCTTCTTCGATTCCAAGGGCAAAACCCTCATCTGCCAAACCCACGGCGCCGTTTATGAACCCGACACCGGCCTCTGCACGCGCGGTCCCTGCGCCGGGGCCAGTTTGTTTGCGCTGGAAATTGTTGAGGAGGACGGCGCGGTTTGGTTTAAAGAAGAATCAAGCTAA